GGCAAGTTCACCGATGGCGGCGCCCTCGGCGCGATGTCCAAGCCAGTCAACGATGATTCCGTAGCCCAGGTTGGCACCATCTCGGCCAACGGCGACGTGGAAATCGGCGAGATCATTGCCGGCGCCATGAAGACCGTAGGCAAGGACGGCGTCATCACGATCGAAGAGTCGAAGACGATGCAGACCTACCTCGAGACCGTCGAAGGCATGCAGTTCGATCGCGGCTACCTGAGCCCCTACTTCGTGACCGATGCCGACCGCATGGAAGCAGTCCTCGAAGATCCGTACATTCTCATCTTCGAGAAGAAGATCAGCAACATGAAGGATCTTCTGCCGCTGCTCGAGCAGGTTGCCCGCAACAGCAAGCCCCTGCTGATCATTGCAGAGGATGTTGAAGGCGAAGCGCTCGCGACCCTGGTGGTCAACAAGCTGCGCGGCACGCTGAACGTTGCTGCCGTCAAGGCTCCTGGCTTTGGCGATCGTCGCAAGGCGATGCTCGGCGATATCGCTATCCTCACGGGCGGCGAAGCCATCACCGAAGACCTCGGCATCAAGCTGGACGGCGTCAAGCTGGAGCAGCTCGGCCGCGCCAAGCGCGTCACCATCGACAAGGACAACACCACGGTCATCGACGGATCCGGGGAAGCGGCAGCCATCTCGGGCCGCGTCAAGGAAATCCGCAGCCAGATCGAAAAGACCACCAGCGACTACGATCGCGAGAAGCTGCAGGAGCGTTTGGCCAAGTTGGTTGGCGGCGTCGCAGTCATCAAGGTCGGTGCGGCAACTGAGACCGAGCTGAAGGAAAAGAAGGCTCGCGTTGAAGATGCTCTGCACGCAACCCGTGCGGCTGTGGAAGAAGGCATTGTCCCCGGCGGCGGCGTGGCCCTGGTTCGTTCGGCTGCTGCAATCGACGCTCTGATCAAGACCCTTGAGGGCGATGAGAAGATCGGCGCGCAGATCGTTCGCCGCGCAGTTGAAGAGCCGCTTCGCCAGATCGTCGCCAATGCAGGCGAAGAGGGTGCAGTGGTTGTCGGCAAGGTCCACGAGTCGAAGGATGTTCACTACGGCTACAACGCGGCCACTGGCCAGTTCGAAGACCTGGTGAAGGCCGGCGTCATCGATCCGACCAAGGTAACCCGCACAGCACTGCAGAACGCAGCTTCCATCGCTGGTCTGTTGCTGACCACTGAAGCTTTGATCTCCGATATTCCGGAGCCCAAGGCAGCGGCGCCAGCAGGCGGCGGTCACGGCGGCGGCATGGACGGCATGTACTAGGCCCTGCCGTTCAAGCAGACGCGCCTTTGGCGCAGAAGCAAGAACAACA
This DNA window, taken from Acidicapsa ligni, encodes the following:
- the groL gene encoding chaperonin GroEL (60 kDa chaperone family; promotes refolding of misfolded polypeptides especially under stressful conditions; forms two stacked rings of heptamers to form a barrel-shaped 14mer; ends can be capped by GroES; misfolded proteins enter the barrel where they are refolded when GroES binds), whose amino-acid sequence is MAKQILHGEDSRQAILRGVNILADAVKVTLGPKGRNVVIEKKFGSPTITKDGVTVAKEIELSNALENVGAQLVKEVASKTSDVAGDGTTTATVLAQSIYKEGVKTVAAGANPTALKRGIDKAVAAVIGTRDKEGKFTDGGALGAMSKPVNDDSVAQVGTISANGDVEIGEIIAGAMKTVGKDGVITIEESKTMQTYLETVEGMQFDRGYLSPYFVTDADRMEAVLEDPYILIFEKKISNMKDLLPLLEQVARNSKPLLIIAEDVEGEALATLVVNKLRGTLNVAAVKAPGFGDRRKAMLGDIAILTGGEAITEDLGIKLDGVKLEQLGRAKRVTIDKDNTTVIDGSGEAAAISGRVKEIRSQIEKTTSDYDREKLQERLAKLVGGVAVIKVGAATETELKEKKARVEDALHATRAAVEEGIVPGGGVALVRSAAAIDALIKTLEGDEKIGAQIVRRAVEEPLRQIVANAGEEGAVVVGKVHESKDVHYGYNAATGQFEDLVKAGVIDPTKVTRTALQNAASIAGLLLTTEALISDIPEPKAAAPAGGGHGGGMDGMY